In the Treponema maltophilum ATCC 51939 genome, CGGCGGCAATACCGCATGCTTGGAAATCGAAAATGAAAACGGCGATCATATAATCATCGATGCGGGAACCGGCATCCGCATGTGCGGCAAACAGTACGCAAAGAAAAACAATCAAGTGTTCCACCTGTTGTTTTCGCACTTTCACTGGGATCACGTACAGGGCTTGCCGTTTTTCGATCCGGCGTACAAAAGCGATACCGTGTTCCATATTTATTCAAACTATCCGGACATGCGCCGCTTTTTGGAAGCGCAAATGGAAGTGCCGTATTTTCCGGTCAGAATGAATACCTTTACGAAAAATATTTTTTGGCACGATATAAAGGATGCCGTTCCTTTTAAAATAGGCGGTATGCAGATTATTACAAAACTTATGTTCCATCCGGGCGATTCACATTCGTATTTGCTTATGGAAAACGGAAAACGCTTTATTCACGCAACCGACGTGGAGCTGCGCCAAGTCGATTTTGAGCGCACCGAAGAAAATATCGCATTTTTTGAAAATACCGATGTTTTGGTGCTCGACGCTCAGTACACGGTTGAAGAAACCGCCCAAAAAGAAGGTTGG is a window encoding:
- a CDS encoding MBL fold metallo-hydrolase; this translates as MKIRFWGVRGSIATPISAEQIQSKIVAVVSRISARDLESENARQNFIANLPEYLYGTIGGNTACLEIENENGDHIIIDAGTGIRMCGKQYAKKNNQVFHLLFSHFHWDHVQGLPFFDPAYKSDTVFHIYSNYPDMRRFLEAQMEVPYFPVRMNTFTKNIFWHDIKDAVPFKIGGMQIITKLMFHPGDSHSYLLMENGKRFIHATDVELRQVDFERTEENIAFFENTDVLVLDAQYTVEETAQKEGWGHSAFCYAIDFAVFWNIKHLYLFHHEPMYDDKKIYAILKSAQWYSDYVCGGKVTVHLAIEGQEICL